In Xiphophorus couchianus chromosome 24, X_couchianus-1.0, whole genome shotgun sequence, a single genomic region encodes these proteins:
- the LOC114140327 gene encoding immunoglobulin superfamily member 21-like isoform X2: MDPLQPVVIGDTITLKCNFQTDGTLREIAWFQVIEGGNAKQKIFTYDSVYNTSFSNMEETNKREELVYHSTVRLPEVQLEDDGLYECHVGIYSKGSRDQLIEASGSVTLSVIVPPRSISVAAANSPAPFSRYEAKNFTLVCIVTGAKPAPSVYFKRDGELIDVFPAARYSSLAGHHSKASKRNQSMTQVLPRGDVDDTKIQKSLSLQNQAGKVARLRENETDSLEQGGEEASRLKLESTTEGIPETVVSREFPRWVQSSDPLYYFQHWQQVAGDGTMEARAMLTWSLNPQLDNEALFSCEVNHPALSMPMQAEVTLTAPRGPKLSTRPSKAKVGDTVRISVQGFQLGPSATKVFPEPLLTWTRVGGNLLDGSEKHDGRELVLERVPAELNGSMFRCTAQNPLGSTDTHTRLIVFENPRLKKGREHFIALNAAATRLSVTPNLLVLLSFACELT, from the exons ATGGATCCCCTCCAACCTGTCGTCATCGGCGACACGATCACGTTAAAGTGCAACTTCCAGACGGACGGCACCCTGAGAGAGATCGCGTGGTTTCAG GTAATTGAAGGAGGCAATGCCAAGCAAAAGATTTTCACCTACGATTCTGTTTACAACACGAGTTTCTCCAACATGGAGGAGACAAACAAACGAGAGGAACTGGTTTACCACTCAACAGTTCG CCTCCCTGAGGTGCAGCTGGAGGATGACGGCCTGTATGAATGCCATGTGGGGATCTACAGCAAAGGCTCCAGAGATCAGCTGATCGAAGCGTCTGGCAGCGTCACGCTCTCCGTTATCG TTCCCCCCAGGTCTATTTCTGTGGCGGCAGCCAACAGTCCCGCTCCGTTCAGCCGTTACGAGGCCAAGAACTTCACCCTGGTTTGCATTGTTACTGGAGCAAAGCCGGCTCCCTCG GTTTACTTCAAACGGGACGGTGAGCTCATTGACGTGTTTCCAGCAGCTCGGTATTCTTCCTTGGCGGGACATCACAGTAAAGCCTCCAAAAGAAACCAGAGCATGACCCAGGTTCTTCCCAGAGGAGATGTTGACGACACCAAAATCCAGAAGTCCCTGTCCCTGCAGAACCAAGCGGGGAAAGTGGCCCGGCTTAGAGAGAATGAGACGGACAGCTTGGAGCAAGGCGGGGAGGAAGCATCCAGGTTGAAGCTGGAGTCGACCACAGAGGGCATCCCAGAGACGGTGGTGAGCCGGGAGTTTCCCCGCTGGGTCCAGAGCAGTGACCCGCTCTACTACTTCCAGCACTGGCAGCAGGTGGCTGGCGACGGCACCATGGAGGCCAGAGCCATGCTGACCTGGAGCCTCAACCCCCAGCTGGATAACGAAGCCCTGTTCAGCTGCGAGGTCAACCACCCCGCTCTGTCCATGCCCATGCAGGCCGAGGTCACGCTCA ctgCTCCCAGAGGACCCAAACTGTCCACCAGACCCAGTAAGGCCAAAGTGGGAGACACGGTGCGGATTTCCGTCCAGGGCTTCCAGCTGGGACCGTCTGCT ACCAAGGTGTTCCCGGAGCCTCTGCTCACCTGGACTCGGGTCGGTGGGAACCTGCTGGACGGCAGCGAGAAGCACGATGGGAGGGAGCTGGTTCTGGAGCGGGTCCCCGCTGAGCTGAACGGATCCATGTTCCGCTGCACGGCGCAGAACCCTCTGGGCTCCACCGACACACACACCCGCCTCATTGTGTTCG AGAACCCAAGACTGAAGAAAGGAAGGGAACATTTTATCG CTCTCAACGCAGCGGCCACTCGGCTCTCCGTCACACCGAACCTCCTGGTTCTGCTGAGCTTCGCCTGTGAGCTGACATGA
- the LOC114140327 gene encoding immunoglobulin superfamily member 21-like isoform X1, whose amino-acid sequence MKGPLALCCFLLLSHTLSPTKGYLIVSMDPLQPVVIGDTITLKCNFQTDGTLREIAWFQVIEGGNAKQKIFTYDSVYNTSFSNMEETNKREELVYHSTVRLPEVQLEDDGLYECHVGIYSKGSRDQLIEASGSVTLSVIVPPRSISVAAANSPAPFSRYEAKNFTLVCIVTGAKPAPSVYFKRDGELIDVFPAARYSSLAGHHSKASKRNQSMTQVLPRGDVDDTKIQKSLSLQNQAGKVARLRENETDSLEQGGEEASRLKLESTTEGIPETVVSREFPRWVQSSDPLYYFQHWQQVAGDGTMEARAMLTWSLNPQLDNEALFSCEVNHPALSMPMQAEVTLTAPRGPKLSTRPSKAKVGDTVRISVQGFQLGPSATKVFPEPLLTWTRVGGNLLDGSEKHDGRELVLERVPAELNGSMFRCTAQNPLGSTDTHTRLIVFENPRLKKGREHFIALNAAATRLSVTPNLLVLLSFACELT is encoded by the exons GTTACCTGATCGTTTCCATGGATCCCCTCCAACCTGTCGTCATCGGCGACACGATCACGTTAAAGTGCAACTTCCAGACGGACGGCACCCTGAGAGAGATCGCGTGGTTTCAG GTAATTGAAGGAGGCAATGCCAAGCAAAAGATTTTCACCTACGATTCTGTTTACAACACGAGTTTCTCCAACATGGAGGAGACAAACAAACGAGAGGAACTGGTTTACCACTCAACAGTTCG CCTCCCTGAGGTGCAGCTGGAGGATGACGGCCTGTATGAATGCCATGTGGGGATCTACAGCAAAGGCTCCAGAGATCAGCTGATCGAAGCGTCTGGCAGCGTCACGCTCTCCGTTATCG TTCCCCCCAGGTCTATTTCTGTGGCGGCAGCCAACAGTCCCGCTCCGTTCAGCCGTTACGAGGCCAAGAACTTCACCCTGGTTTGCATTGTTACTGGAGCAAAGCCGGCTCCCTCG GTTTACTTCAAACGGGACGGTGAGCTCATTGACGTGTTTCCAGCAGCTCGGTATTCTTCCTTGGCGGGACATCACAGTAAAGCCTCCAAAAGAAACCAGAGCATGACCCAGGTTCTTCCCAGAGGAGATGTTGACGACACCAAAATCCAGAAGTCCCTGTCCCTGCAGAACCAAGCGGGGAAAGTGGCCCGGCTTAGAGAGAATGAGACGGACAGCTTGGAGCAAGGCGGGGAGGAAGCATCCAGGTTGAAGCTGGAGTCGACCACAGAGGGCATCCCAGAGACGGTGGTGAGCCGGGAGTTTCCCCGCTGGGTCCAGAGCAGTGACCCGCTCTACTACTTCCAGCACTGGCAGCAGGTGGCTGGCGACGGCACCATGGAGGCCAGAGCCATGCTGACCTGGAGCCTCAACCCCCAGCTGGATAACGAAGCCCTGTTCAGCTGCGAGGTCAACCACCCCGCTCTGTCCATGCCCATGCAGGCCGAGGTCACGCTCA ctgCTCCCAGAGGACCCAAACTGTCCACCAGACCCAGTAAGGCCAAAGTGGGAGACACGGTGCGGATTTCCGTCCAGGGCTTCCAGCTGGGACCGTCTGCT ACCAAGGTGTTCCCGGAGCCTCTGCTCACCTGGACTCGGGTCGGTGGGAACCTGCTGGACGGCAGCGAGAAGCACGATGGGAGGGAGCTGGTTCTGGAGCGGGTCCCCGCTGAGCTGAACGGATCCATGTTCCGCTGCACGGCGCAGAACCCTCTGGGCTCCACCGACACACACACCCGCCTCATTGTGTTCG AGAACCCAAGACTGAAGAAAGGAAGGGAACATTTTATCG CTCTCAACGCAGCGGCCACTCGGCTCTCCGTCACACCGAACCTCCTGGTTCTGCTGAGCTTCGCCTGTGAGCTGACATGA